CGTACGAGTTCTCCGAACTCGACCGCCCCGCCAACGTCCTCGTGTTCCCCAACCTCGAAGCCGGCAACGTCGCCTACAAACTGCTCCAGCGACTGGGCGACGCCGAGGCCGTCGGCCCGATGCTCGTCGGCATGGACGAACCGGTGCACGTCATCCAACGGGGCGACGAGGTGAACGACATCGTCAACCTCGCGGCCGTCGCGGTGGTGGATGCACAAGAAGAGTGAGAACCGTCGGGCGCGCGGCCCCTTACGCCGGTAGCCTTGTAACGGACATCGAAAACGAGCCGGTTTTTTCGGAGAACCCACAGTTCGAAACGATCGGTCGAGCGACCCGGTCGGCGGACGGAGCGGAGGCGCACCCGGTCGGTAGGGTCACATGAACATCCGGTCTTCGGGGTAGTCCCGACCCGACGCGGAGAGGTCGCCGTCTTCGAGCGTCTGCATCCGGTCTGCGAGCTCCTGATACTGGCGCCGGAGCTCCTCCGCGCGCTGTCTGAGTTCGGCCTCGTCGATGGCGACGCCGTACAGTTCCTCGACGGCTTCGAGGACGCGAATCGCGGCGTCCAAGTCGGGACCCGGCGGGTGCGCCGGCGTCACTAGCGCGCCGACGGGCGGCGACTCCGCGCCGAGGCCGCGGAGCATGAGTTCGCCGAGGAAGCCGTCGAAGAACCCGCCGCCCAGCGGCGGGATGTCCGTCTCGGCGAGGTGTCCGGCGCGGTACTCCTCCGTGGCGACGTAGAACACCGCGTGCTCCTCGGGGCCGTGCGGGAACGGGACGCCGTAGACGACGGTTATCTCCTCGATTCCCCGCTCGTTCGCGAACGCGACGAGGGCGTCGCTGAACGGTTCGCCGACGCCGACGGGGAGGAACAGTTCGCTCGTGAGCACGGTCATATCGAACTCGGGTACGTCGTACAGTCGCATCGGGTACCGCGGAACGCCGTCGGTGAACGGCGTGACGTCGGTGAGGCCGCGCGCGGTGACCTGTCCGACTTGCGCCGACTCGGAGTGCGCGACGAGGTAATCGACGGCGCTCAGGCCCACCATGCCCGGAAACGCCGTTCCGACGACCAATCGGGAACCCATCTCTGTCTTGTCGGTCACGTCGAACTCGAACGACACGGTCGTGGACATACGTCTCCTCGTACCACCCCGGAGGACTAACCCATTTCCCCCTCTCACCAACGCTCTATCCGTCGGTATCCCGTCACTCCCCGGAGATTGCCATAGCGAGTTCGGAATCAGTAATACACACTCACCTCTTCCTCGAATTGGCAGAAATGCAGAGCCGTACGCGCAAGTAAGTCCAATTACCACCCATATCGGCATATATGCTCCCTATCTAATTCTTTATTCGGAGCATATAGAAACATAA
The genomic region above belongs to Halogeometricum sp. S3BR5-2 and contains:
- a CDS encoding proteasome assembly chaperone family protein codes for the protein MSTTVSFEFDVTDKTEMGSRLVVGTAFPGMVGLSAVDYLVAHSESAQVGQVTARGLTDVTPFTDGVPRYPMRLYDVPEFDMTVLTSELFLPVGVGEPFSDALVAFANERGIEEITVVYGVPFPHGPEEHAVFYVATEEYRAGHLAETDIPPLGGGFFDGFLGELMLRGLGAESPPVGALVTPAHPPGPDLDAAIRVLEAVEELYGVAIDEAELRQRAEELRRQYQELADRMQTLEDGDLSASGRDYPEDRMFM